The Ziziphus jujuba cultivar Dongzao chromosome 12, ASM3175591v1 sequence GAAAACAACCTCAAATCTTGCTTCAGTTTCAATGACAAGAATCAGACATCAGCAAGTCCCCAAAAGAAGCAATCCACTGTCATAATGCTCTCTTACAAGAGGAAATCCATTGATGGAAATGAAAAGACTGACTTCTGTAAGGGTATGCAGTTTTCATTCTGCTTTGCCTTTCCAATATGTATAAGCATTCTTCCATAACACTAAAATGCAAGAGGTGGGATGGAACAGGTACCTCCGAGAAGTTGTTATATCGTCCGAGAGCAGGACTTCGAATTCCATGTTTGACAGAGAAGCCAACACCAGGATCCTGGTGTGAGATTTCGCCTTCAGTTTTTAAACTCCGCGGAGAGAACTATTTCAGGCATGAAAGTTGGTTGTTTGTTTccgttgttatttttttttctttttgtcctttttttgaTTGTCATCCTGAATTGAGTGTCTAAACATTGAAATGCATGTTATAATGCAGAGATAGAGTGAAAACCCCTGCTCCAGATTACAGTCCATATGTACCTTTTGGTGTTGATTTGTTTTTCTGCCCAAGAAAAATAGACCACATCGCTCAGCACCTTGATCTTCCTTCAGTGAAACCACATGATAAAGTACCTTCACTCCTGATTGTTAATATACAGCTTCCTACTTATCCTGTTGCCATGTTACAAGGTGACTACAATGGGGAAGGCATGAGCCTTGTTCTATATTTTAAAGTTAACGAAAACTTCGACAAAGAAACCTCGACCCATTTCCAAGAAAGCATCAAGGTGTTCTTTTATTTCCCTCTTAATATTGTTTCTTGTTGAAAAAGCgaagtcaatttttttattattttttattttattttttctggttCTTCATTAGCGTGGAAAATGAACTTTCTAATGCTGTTTTTGGGATCTTGCCGCAGAAATTCTTGGACGATAAGACGGAAAAGGTTAAAGGTTATACAAGGGAGACTGTAGTTCCTTATAGGGAAAGGCTAAAAATTATGGCTGGAGTGGTTAATCCAGATGACCTCCAATTGAGTTCCACTGAAAGAAAGCTCATACATGCTTACAATGACAAACCAGTGCTTTCACGACCACAACATGATTTCTTCAAGgtagacaaaaagaaaaaatcccatCTCTCTTTTCTTGTTTCAAACTGCTTTAGATCAGTAAGATTGTTCATTTTCACAATAgctctgtttatttatttttcactttatgCATGTAGGTTCATGAAAACCttattaagaaaacaaaaagtaaactaAACTTTTCTATGAATGTATGCAGGGACCAAATTACTTTGAGATTGACCTTGATATACATCGGTTTAGCTATATATCAAGGAAAGGACTTGAATCATTCAGAGACCGTTTGAAATATGGGATACTTGATCTGGGTTTAACTATCCAGGTACTTTCATCcaagtagaaaataaaaaagataaaaaataataaaagagaaGACAATCGGGTTATATTCATATGCTGTTTAGAATGACTTGGTTTCTGTTTATTGGTATTGACAGGCACAAAAACCAGAGGAATTGCCAGAACAAGTCTTATGCTGTTTGCGGTTGCATAAGATTGATTTTGTAAATTATGGCCAAATACCAACACTTGTGACCCTTGATGATAATAATTGATTCAGTTTGGCAAATTGAGGGTAACAAAAgttgaaattcaaatttataaattccggcaaagaagaagaagaataagaagaatcaAGAGCCATATAATCTGTAAATGGTTATACCTACACCTGCACCTATTTAAATGACCCtgaaaaaagaacagaaaagaagattctgtttgtttgttttttctttctttctttccttccttttccaaaatccaaaaatttgttgttatctatttctataTAATAATGGCATCAGctatgtatttcttttttttagcctttgctggttcttttttttggggtggcCTTTGTACCATTGGAAAAGCTTTAGGTTTTGATTGTAACCATGGTGATGGTGATTTAGGATTACTCGATTCCCTATGACGAACGATATTTATTTATAGTCCATTTAGAgggtatccaaaattcaaaatgtAGATTTTGTAGTTTCTGAGTTATGGAAAATAGCAGATGGgacaaaattagtaatagaacaGTAATTTTTGTTAATCTGAAAGAAGAAGAGGGtttatttcaaatttagttaaaaaaaaaagaaaaaaagaaaaaaaagagagaattcAAAGTagtatttaattcaaatttttaaagatttcatAAAAGTTTGGGGTTATTTAATATAGATTTTAAATGaccttttaaaaatacataaaaattaagagatatttaaacaaatttttttaaaactttataaaaatcatGTGGTATTTAAAATGTCAATGatttttattgactttttaaattcatgatttttattgatttttaaaagaaaaaaaaaagattagtttaaaaaaattctccaCTAATTTATCCCAAAATTTTTAAtgacttttaaaataattacaatcaaattattttgtaaGTCATTTTTCAAGCCCATTCCTAATGGAAAAAAAACCTCTAATACTCCTGAAGGGATGGTAACCCTGCAAGGATCTGCCCCTATGAGAAAGACATATCTAAGGTGGGGACAAGATGGGATCGAGAGAAGTATACTTTCTGCCTTtcatatatgtttgtttaaatctattaatacatttataactatatttatatattttcttttatttatatttaactaTATTTACGTATCCATTGATCACCATCTACTTctttgtaataaaaataaaagaagaaaattattataaaattgtacacaaaaaaatcaaaaggaaaaaagaaaaaaaaatttaaactatgaattttttctaattaatttcatgaaggacaaaatttcattacattttttttttctaattgattttttcttgtaaaagtGATTcttatgtttgtttgtttgtttgtttttttttttttttctttggttaacatgtaaaatataattttgttactacaaaaatttataattatatttaaaagttaataaaagtttatcaatatttataaaagtcgattaatatttataaaagtttgttaatatctattaaagttttttaaaatgaaagtcAAAGTTATGTAAACTCCTTAAAAGTTATAGAAATCTATGAACTttgtaaaaattattgattaaaaactGTCTACAAATATCAACTAAAATCCCAATTAAACACACCCGATGTTTTCCTCTCCTATTAAcgaaaaaaagatattttcctCTCCTTCCGGCAACTCAGACAAAAAGAAACTTACAGTTTGACAAAAAATTTTCGACCAAAGTTGTACTATGCTAGCAGTATAACAAAGCCACTTACAGAAGTACCTGTTTTACCGGTTCACCGTTCAAGCTTGCTTTCACTGTCCTCTATGGGACTAGTCGTCCAAGTATTCAGGCACCATCTTTAgaataataactaaaaaaaaaaaaaagaaaaaaggcacaAAATGCCAAATTGTTTAAAAACTTCCAACTGAAAAGCGAAGCAGAAATGGAAAGTTTCagaatcaaaaccaaaaatagtacCAGTTTCTTGCAGATTCAGacaacaaaaacaatattaCTCAATATAACGTAGACAAGATTAGgagataaacatatttttgtatacatatacatgcaTGTACAAAAGAATGCACAGAAATCTCGATATTTAGTAACAATGCTCATTAAGTAATTTACATACAACAAAAATTAGCCAACTCAATCCAAAGCAAAGGTGTTGATGTTGAATTCTCCTTAATATGTTTCCACATGcctctttccttcttgtatATTAGCAGTTGGGTATATGGGCCCTGATCAAAACTATGACCCTCAAAAGTGTAATAAAAGCATATTCAAGCAAGATCATTTGTAGCTAAGCAAAACATAAACATGTTATAGGTTTTGCTATATTCTTCTTGCAATCTTACTTCCCCTGGTTCTTTTACACGGAGAAATTATGTTATCTGTTCTTCTTTTAACCGTAAACGTCCTATAGGCTGCTCATCATTGTTGCTGAGACCCATCTTGTTAAACGAGCCATGGTTCTGTGTTCCTGTGTTATGAAATCTTTGATTTGATGCATTATTGTTAGCTGTGTGGTGGCTACTAGTTTTGGCAGCTGGTACATCATGATTATGCTTTCCCTCATATGTTGTTATCACAGCTTTTATATCCGTCGATGCCCTCTCAACATGCTTGCGAACATTGCAATCTGGTGTTGTGCATTTGTAGTAGCTCCTGTAGATTTGCAAGAGATAAATTAGGAAGTTGTCTAGACAACCCATTCAAATACGAAATACTCCTACTATTAGAATGCATAAAACAGCCAACATTACAATCAACACCTTGACATGGAATACGATTCTAAAACAGATGATGCTAGAACCTTGTCACATTTACTAACAGAACTAAACCTAATTTGCTAAAATGAAAAGTCTTCCTACCAAATGTGAAATATCATCTTACAACAAGGGTATCATGAGTACCCAATCTCAGCCCTCAGATCATGCCGGACCCACATGCATTTGATGGCTATAAACAGATATCGGTCCCTTGCAAGAAAAATTCTTTGGAACACATATTTATGCTATATAAAGCATATCAATATGATATGTGGCATTACCTTGGATAAGGATTGCCTTTCACAACTTTCTGCCCATACTTGCGCCATCTGTAGCCATCGTCTAACAGATCAACTTCACTAGTTGTCTGTACAATGATCCTCGGCTCTGCGACAGTCCTATGTGAAGAAGCTGGCTCCGAATACCTGACTTCTGTACTTCTGCTCAACCAAAAAGAACTTGTCAAAAAAACTAGACAAACAAACAGGAAATAACCATAAATCTAAACACAAAGAGGTTTACCTTCTCTTGGGTTCGGGTTCATCTTCATCCTTTTCTGCTACACCAGTTTCAGCATCTCCTACTTCCTCACTGTCACTAGTCCCAGATATTTGATCATGTGTTGCTTGGCTAGATTCCTGCTCCTTCCTGGACAATGAACAAACAATTGACCCTTCGTTTGATTTGCTAACACTCTCACCATGAACTTGAGAAGTAAAGGTGGGGTTCCCCTGAATATTTAAATTCCCATTTGGATTTCCAACATCCTTCGCACGTTTGTTGGGTGGAGGACGTTGATGGTTGTGCTGACCCTTGTATATTATTTCAGTTACTTGGCCATCAAGAGAGCGCTCAACCTTCTTCTTGACAGGACAACTTGGATGTGTACATTTGTAATAACTTCGAGGAAATTCACTGCCTTTCACTTGCTTCTGCCCATATTTTCGCCAGTTGTAGCCATCATCATTAGGCTTATCAACAGTAAATGAGGACGACTGGGATCTCTGATCTGGTTGAGAGACATCAGAGGATTCCTTAACTGCAATGCTGGAGTCGGGAACTAAAGATGGCATCTCCTGGCATGTGGTTGTACTTGTAGTAAAGGCTGGAAGCTGCGTCAATGATGTAGAAGGAGCTGCTGATATAGATGTTGAATAGTCAGTTTGGATATGCATATTGGGATGGCCTTGTGCTGCCCGAGCTGTCACCTGTGCTAGCACCTGCTGGTGGGTCATTCCAAAGGGTCCCTATATGAATTCATAAAACAGAGCAATTAGAACCCAAAACAAGCATAGGCTTCAAATTATCATGTTATCATTGCTGAATGCAGAGGATAAATTCTACAAATGTCTCGTTTCATCAAGAAATGGGTTACATTTTCCCATATAAGTGTCAATTAGGAATCACTATGCGCCAAAAATTTCGCCAGCTTCATCATGAGGCAGAGTTGTGGTCTAAAACATAAAGCTTTAATTCAAGATTGTTCAGTTTAATTCATGACCACCTCTACTAAAAGAGACATATGCGATGATCCTTAATATGATTCCTACTTAATTGATCCTTAAATGTCAGTTCTAGAATATTTAGTGATGGACACAAAAGATAACCTAGAATCTCAAACACTAACGTGCAACTTTTTTACTGGTTTGCTTTTGAATTCCTACCACTGAAGTAAAAAAATTCAAGGAATTCCGACCATTTCTACAGACCCTATACAACTGGGATAGGCAGAGCAGGTCAAAGGAGGAGAATcatctctctctccctcctttCCTCCTTTCTGAGGCATCCAGGGATAAGCCGTGACAACATAACTGAAACATATTGCTTTTGAATCTTTTGTAGTCAACATGGTACTGATATGATCTCCTCCATTTCTTAGAAAAATTTCTCCCAGTTCTTCACATTTACGCATAAGATCCAAGCAGAACCACATACTTGAAGCAAAAAATATGAGCAACCTAGATCGATTTATAGTTTTAGACTTGTCAAGTTAGCATGGAACAGAGGATCTATAATTATCTAAACCAGATCCAACTATATACAAAATATCCACCAAACTATAACCAGACAGACCTAGAGAAATTGCAATCATGATAACAGAAGTGCGAAAACTACAAGCACATGACAGGACCAAAACCACATGTTAAAACAGCTTTACCATTAAAAGGCCTAAGGAGCATACAGGCAAAAGGGGTTGACTCCAAATGCATGCTTATAAATTCTTACTGCTATTGAAGTACACCCCTCTGGTTTCTCCTGAGTTATAAACAGCTGGCCGTTGACCAAAATGTGGTCCAAGCCCATAACATGCAACTTTCCAGGCTTCCAGCGAAGTTAAACAAAAATTCTAATGCCAAAAAATTCCCCTCGTTTACATAATTTATCGGATTCAATTTTGATGGCAGCCACAGGCCCACAAGCACGTATGGGTATCTACCTAAAATTTAATGGAAGCAGATACATCTGTCTGGTTTTAGTGTATCCTATTCAATAACAATAACTTCAAGTCATTCTTTGCATCCCATATTCGTTTCCAGGTTCCACATTAACCTAATGGATTAGTCTTTTAACACAGTACGTACAGTGAAGAGACAATACTTTCAATATTATTCCAGCCACTCGTACGTTCACAAATTCCATGCTTCAATTCCGCATCTCGTTTCAGTTCATTTGCTAATTTAACCTCATTTTTTGACATTCTTAGAACGACTCTAAAAATCCATTTCATTACAAAGGTAAATAGATACCAAAATCAATTTTGCCAGAATAATTGGTGCGAGTACGACCCGCACCGGGATTATCTAAATTgttagaaaacccaaaaaagaaaaaaaattatataatcaaatatCTAACTTCATGAATTATGTCTATAATCTTAATCTCCAAGGATTTTAATATAAGACCACTTATTCAGCGTAAATAAATTTTAGCACCTAAAACTACTTCATTTAATATAAATCCCAATTTTTCCCCAGTTCTTCATCAGCATCCAAaccaaggaaaaaataaaaataaaataaaaaaaataaaaaggaaggaaaagaaatctTATCCTTAAATGCCTTAGAAATTACCCAAAACCAATACATTTTCAATTTCCTAAAATACCCAACTCCAAACtctttcccccaaaaaaaaaaaaaaaaaaaggaggccCAAGAGTGAAAATAGTAAGTGTACCAAAGCCTTAATATGCTAAAACCAAATTACCTGACCCGGCGAGTCGAGCAAGCCAACGGGGCTCAACCCCGGAGGGACCGAGAACACCGGCGACTGCGTAATCATCAAACCCGACGGCCTGCTCTGCTTGAACTGGAAATCGTAATCTCCACCTTTGGAGCCGTCACCGGAAGTTTGGTCTTCCGGTGGGGATTGGAAGTTCGGTCTGGCCGCCGGAGATGCCATGGCACCGGCGAGGAGTTGAGAAAATGACTTGAACTCATCGTTCTCAGCGAAGAAGTTGGAGACCAAAGTCATGGGACCTGGACTGAAACCCATGCCTGGACCaccaacaccaccaccaccaccaccattgaAGAGAGCTTCGAAAGAAGACCGCGGTGGTAGGGCGATCGTAGGCCGTGAAGGAGCAGCCGACGATGAAGACGACTTTGACGGTGGCGATGATTTTGATGACGGTGGTCGGTCCGCGTTCCCAGCCATTGGATCAAAATCAAACCCAaccgaaaaaaataaaaaaaataaaaaaaccaaaatttacaaacttcttcgtcttattcttcttcttcttctctctctctctctctctatctctctgtttttttgGGCTTTGCGGATCTGAAATTCAGCAAAAAGTCCACGCCGCAGATACGATAAAGCTCTCAATgattttttgtcctttttttaaaattttatttttttacaaaaagaaattttaaaaaaattggagaGTTGGTTAATTATGGAGTGGGTTTGCAACGTAATTGGCTAACTGTCTCGCCGTTGGATATGAAATTACTAGAAAATCCCGAAGACTTTTTTGAAATTACGGAATCGTTGAGGATTCGCCATCTGgactttcacatttttttttttggccaagtgCCTGCGTTACCTCATTATGACAGTGATTTCCTCAtcaatctcaattttttttttttaattttattctcatccaaatcattttttatttctttaaaaccaaCAACCACCgtttgctttttcctttttgtt is a genomic window containing:
- the LOC125418713 gene encoding uncharacterized protein LOC125418713 isoform X1 — its product is MGSCVSKPDRRIKAVRSPYRRPGKRRGATTSCRKSVSNMKFHLTQLQWNHSQIDGNCIGQEEAYFDSVSIIESDSDDDFSSVHGDCFPLVGNAIGNIPNTQVVQYESTSCYVDTGCKYEEFYESYLKIDGHHPADKAQENNLKSCFSFNDKNQTSASPQKKQSTVIMLSYKRKSIDGNEKTDFCKGTSEKLLYRPRAGLRIPCLTEKPTPGSWCEISPSVFKLRGENYFRDRVKTPAPDYSPYVPFGVDLFFCPRKIDHIAQHLDLPSVKPHDKVPSLLIVNIQLPTYPVAMLQGDYNGEGMSLVLYFKVNENFDKETSTHFQESIKKFLDDKTEKVKGYTRETVVPYRERLKIMAGVVNPDDLQLSSTERKLIHAYNDKPVLSRPQHDFFKGPNYFEIDLDIHRFSYISRKGLESFRDRLKYGILDLGLTIQAQKPEELPEQVLCCLRLHKIDFVNYGQIPTLVTLDDNN
- the LOC125418713 gene encoding uncharacterized protein LOC125418713 isoform X3; protein product: MGSCVSKPDRRIKAVRSPYRRPGKRRGRNKMSSSISNGLQWNHSQIDGNCIGQEEAYFDSVSIIESDSDDDFSSVHGDCFPLVGNAIGNIPNTQVVQYESTSCYVDTGCKYEEFYESYLKIDGHHPADKAQENNLKSCFSFNDKNQTSASPQKKQSTVIMLSYKRKSIDGNEKTDFCKGTSEKLLYRPRAGLRIPCLTEKPTPGSWCEISPSVFKLRGENYFRDRVKTPAPDYSPYVPFGVDLFFCPRKIDHIAQHLDLPSVKPHDKVPSLLIVNIQLPTYPVAMLQGDYNGEGMSLVLYFKVNENFDKETSTHFQESIKKFLDDKTEKVKGYTRETVVPYRERLKIMAGVVNPDDLQLSSTERKLIHAYNDKPVLSRPQHDFFKGPNYFEIDLDIHRFSYISRKGLESFRDRLKYGILDLGLTIQAQKPEELPEQVLCCLRLHKIDFVNYGQIPTLVTLDDNN
- the LOC125418713 gene encoding uncharacterized protein LOC125418713 isoform X2 → MGSCVSKPDRRIKAVRSPYRRPGATTSCRKSVSNMKFHLTQLQWNHSQIDGNCIGQEEAYFDSVSIIESDSDDDFSSVHGDCFPLVGNAIGNIPNTQVVQYESTSCYVDTGCKYEEFYESYLKIDGHHPADKAQENNLKSCFSFNDKNQTSASPQKKQSTVIMLSYKRKSIDGNEKTDFCKGTSEKLLYRPRAGLRIPCLTEKPTPGSWCEISPSVFKLRGENYFRDRVKTPAPDYSPYVPFGVDLFFCPRKIDHIAQHLDLPSVKPHDKVPSLLIVNIQLPTYPVAMLQGDYNGEGMSLVLYFKVNENFDKETSTHFQESIKKFLDDKTEKVKGYTRETVVPYRERLKIMAGVVNPDDLQLSSTERKLIHAYNDKPVLSRPQHDFFKGPNYFEIDLDIHRFSYISRKGLESFRDRLKYGILDLGLTIQAQKPEELPEQVLCCLRLHKIDFVNYGQIPTLVTLDDNN
- the LOC125418712 gene encoding probable WRKY transcription factor 3, with amino-acid sequence MAGNADRPPSSKSSPPSKSSSSSAAPSRPTIALPPRSSFEALFNGGGGGGVGGPGMGFSPGPMTLVSNFFAENDEFKSFSQLLAGAMASPAARPNFQSPPEDQTSGDGSKGGDYDFQFKQSRPSGLMITQSPVFSVPPGLSPVGLLDSPGQGPFGMTHQQVLAQVTARAAQGHPNMHIQTDYSTSISAAPSTSLTQLPAFTTSTTTCQEMPSLVPDSSIAVKESSDVSQPDQRSQSSSFTVDKPNDDGYNWRKYGQKQVKGSEFPRSYYKCTHPSCPVKKKVERSLDGQVTEIIYKGQHNHQRPPPNKRAKDVGNPNGNLNIQGNPTFTSQVHGESVSKSNEGSIVCSLSRKEQESSQATHDQISGTSDSEEVGDAETGVAEKDEDEPEPKRRSTEVRYSEPASSHRTVAEPRIIVQTTSEVDLLDDGYRWRKYGQKVVKGNPYPRSYYKCTTPDCNVRKHVERASTDIKAVITTYEGKHNHDVPAAKTSSHHTANNNASNQRFHNTGTQNHGSFNKMGLSNNDEQPIGRLRLKEEQIT